A portion of the Chondrinema litorale genome contains these proteins:
- a CDS encoding PorP/SprF family type IX secretion system membrane protein, whose product MKLLKILLLTLLANSLYAQELPVLVQKYTDGLAYNPSVAGLYGSSYDFAYQKKWSGVGDPYSLGYLSMQTPLVDGSIGTAFNVFYEKVNLLKTVDLSAAFAYHFLIDNDKVASFGLNVEYGNTSLDLENINVNDAVDLDPALNQFNGVSKLDFAFGANFRSNYFQVGVSANRLLTLLKPEEKKNQNDLAFQEYFTGYAAGFVPLQSGRDLLELRANYRRLLNQENLLDIGAFYEYNQQFMLGATYRTNSSVNVAAAITFMENFTFGYAREIIVGEFSGQLGASDEITLRYTFDQVQSILNNTRGGTGGLGSIGGSINRLNVRKGKYSNTGRKNSYGHSRKKSKEIKNFTGAGSKKRKKNRRNKKFLWIF is encoded by the coding sequence ATGAAACTATTAAAAATTTTACTACTAACATTATTGGCGAATAGTCTTTACGCACAGGAGCTTCCTGTATTGGTACAAAAGTATACAGATGGTTTAGCTTATAACCCTTCAGTGGCTGGCTTGTATGGTAGTTCATACGATTTTGCCTATCAAAAAAAATGGTCTGGAGTAGGAGATCCTTATTCTTTAGGCTATTTAAGTATGCAAACTCCTTTGGTTGATGGAAGTATTGGTACAGCATTCAATGTATTCTACGAAAAAGTTAACCTGCTAAAAACTGTTGATTTGTCTGCTGCTTTCGCTTATCATTTTTTGATTGATAATGATAAAGTAGCTTCTTTCGGTTTAAATGTAGAATATGGAAATACCTCTTTAGATTTAGAAAATATAAATGTGAATGATGCGGTTGACCTAGACCCTGCACTTAATCAGTTTAATGGTGTGAGCAAACTGGATTTTGCTTTTGGTGCAAATTTTAGATCAAATTATTTTCAAGTAGGAGTTTCGGCAAATAGGCTACTAACATTATTAAAACCAGAAGAAAAGAAAAACCAAAACGATTTGGCTTTTCAAGAGTATTTTACTGGTTATGCAGCTGGGTTTGTTCCATTACAATCTGGTAGAGATTTGTTAGAGTTAAGAGCAAACTACAGAAGATTGTTAAACCAAGAAAATTTACTTGATATTGGAGCTTTCTATGAGTACAACCAGCAGTTTATGTTGGGGGCAACTTATAGAACTAATTCTTCTGTAAACGTTGCTGCTGCGATCACCTTTATGGAGAATTTTACATTTGGTTATGCAAGAGAAATAATTGTTGGAGAATTTTCTGGTCAGTTAGGTGCTTCAGATGAAATTACACTCAGGTATACTTTTGACCAAGTGCAAAGTATTTTGAATAATACTAGAGGAGGAACTGGTGGATTAGGTAGTATTGGAGGAAGTATTAACCGCTTAAATGTGAGAAAAGGAAAGTATAGTAATACAGGAAGGAAAAATTCTTACGGGCATTCAAGAAAAAAGAGCAAGGAGATAAAGAACTTTACAGGGGCTGGTTCTAAGAAGAGAAAGAAGAATAGAAGAAATAAAAAGTTCTTATGGATATTTTAA
- a CDS encoding ClpP family protease, with protein sequence MEFNSDELVQNLGNLAKFDNQFLDERKIFLWGPVMDESAERIVNRLLYLESKDPGKEIKFYINSPGGVVTSGMVIHDTMKLISSPVSTICMGLAASMGSILLSAGEKGKRFIFPSGRVMIHQPSIGGMQGRASDLEIQAKEIKKVKDMGARILAENCGKTFDQVMKDFDRDFWMNADESIDYGIVDGLIEKI encoded by the coding sequence ATGGAATTTAATAGCGATGAATTAGTTCAAAATTTAGGAAACCTTGCCAAATTCGACAATCAGTTCCTTGATGAAAGAAAAATTTTTTTGTGGGGACCAGTGATGGATGAATCAGCAGAAAGAATTGTAAACAGACTTTTATATCTCGAATCTAAAGATCCGGGTAAAGAAATAAAATTTTATATCAACAGTCCAGGTGGTGTGGTTACCTCAGGTATGGTAATTCATGATACCATGAAACTAATCTCATCTCCAGTTTCTACTATTTGTATGGGACTAGCAGCTTCTATGGGTTCAATTTTACTTTCAGCAGGAGAAAAAGGAAAAAGATTTATTTTTCCAAGTGGTAGAGTAATGATTCACCAACCAAGTATTGGTGGTATGCAGGGAAGAGCTTCTGACTTAGAGATCCAAGCAAAAGAGATCAAGAAGGTGAAGGATATGGGTGCGAGAATCTTAGCAGAAAACTGTGGAAAAACTTTTGACCAAGTAATGAAAGATTTCGACAGAGACTTCTGGATGAATGCTGATGAATCTATTGATTACGGAATTGTAGACGGATTAATAGAAAAAATCTAA
- a CDS encoding TRAP transporter substrate-binding protein: MDKTSGKENRRSFIKNTSAITGAILTGGLANSCMKSENNNNSDAPADFNIITNKKFNWRCVTTWPPNFPVLGEAVVKMAEELKIITNGQLNIKVYGGGELVPSLEVFDAVTQGAAQMGHGASYYWAGKMPSSVFFCTIPFGMNAQQINSWMLHGDGWKLWKELYAQVNLLPFPCGNTGVQMGGWFNKEINTIQDLQGLKMRIPGLGGKVISRAGTAAVTIAAGELYTNLERGVIDATEWIGPYHDYLMGFHKVAKYYYYPGWHEPGSCMELFINKSAFEELPKNIQLIVENTALKYNLWVLSEFEAKNNFYLQKILNESDAQLKKFPDEVLFTLKDYAGEVIDEITSKDAFAKKVFENFSKFKKEIVSWNDTSEQAIIPYL; this comes from the coding sequence ATGGATAAAACATCAGGCAAAGAAAACAGACGATCATTCATAAAAAATACTTCTGCTATTACAGGAGCAATTCTTACTGGTGGACTTGCAAACAGTTGCATGAAATCTGAAAACAATAACAATTCAGATGCCCCAGCAGATTTTAATATCATTACCAATAAAAAGTTTAATTGGAGATGTGTTACTACTTGGCCTCCAAATTTCCCTGTGCTTGGTGAGGCTGTTGTAAAAATGGCTGAAGAATTAAAAATTATTACTAATGGCCAGCTAAATATAAAAGTATATGGTGGTGGTGAGTTAGTTCCATCACTCGAAGTTTTTGATGCTGTAACTCAGGGTGCGGCACAAATGGGACATGGGGCTTCTTATTACTGGGCTGGAAAAATGCCTTCGTCTGTATTTTTTTGCACTATACCATTCGGAATGAATGCACAGCAGATTAATTCTTGGATGCTGCATGGAGATGGCTGGAAACTTTGGAAAGAATTATATGCACAGGTGAATCTATTACCTTTCCCATGTGGAAACACTGGTGTTCAAATGGGTGGGTGGTTTAATAAGGAGATCAATACTATTCAAGATTTACAAGGATTAAAAATGAGAATTCCTGGTCTTGGTGGTAAAGTAATTTCAAGAGCCGGAACTGCAGCAGTTACAATTGCCGCAGGAGAACTTTATACAAATCTAGAAAGAGGTGTAATTGATGCCACTGAATGGATTGGTCCATACCACGATTATCTAATGGGTTTCCACAAAGTAGCTAAGTATTATTACTACCCTGGCTGGCACGAACCAGGCTCTTGCATGGAACTCTTTATAAACAAATCTGCTTTTGAAGAATTACCAAAGAATATTCAGTTAATAGTAGAAAACACCGCTTTAAAGTATAATCTTTGGGTTCTTTCTGAGTTTGAAGCAAAGAATAACTTTTATCTTCAGAAGATTCTTAATGAAAGTGATGCGCAACTTAAAAAATTTCCTGATGAAGTTTTATTCACTTTAAAAGATTATGCGGGAGAAGTAATTGACGAAATAACCAGCAAAGACGCATTTGCAAAGAAAGTTTTTGAGAATTTTTCTAAATTCAAAAAAGAAATAGTTAGCTGGAATGATACATCAGAACAAGCAATTATTCCTTACCTGTAG